A genomic region of Eucalyptus grandis isolate ANBG69807.140 chromosome 5, ASM1654582v1, whole genome shotgun sequence contains the following coding sequences:
- the LOC104446220 gene encoding actin-2-like — MADAEDIQPLGVDNGFGMVKMVLLEMMLQGLSSPDMVSMGPRVAYVGDEAQSKRGMLTLKYPMASGIASNWDDMEKIWHHTFYIELRGALDERPMLLI, encoded by the exons ATGGCAGATGCCGAAGACATTCAGCCTCTTGGTGTTGATAATGGATTTGGCATGGTTAAG ATGGTTTTGCTGGAGATGATGCTCCAAGGGTTGTCTTCCCCAGACATGGTTAGTATGGGCCCAAGGGTTGCTTATGTTGGAGATGAGGCCCAATCTAAAAGGGGCATGCTTACTTTGAAGTACCCTATGGCGAGTGGAATTGCCAGCAATTGGGACGATATGGAAAAGATCTGGCATCACACTTTCTACATTGAGCTACGCGGGGCTCTCGATGAACGTCCGATGCTCCTTATTTAA
- the LOC120293623 gene encoding actin-1-like produces the protein MADAEAFSLLAVFAGDDAPRVVFPSMVCRSRHPVDMVSMGHRVTYVGDEAQSKRGMLTLKYPMESGIASNWDDMEKIWHHTFYIELCGALDERPMLLI, from the exons ATGGCAGATGCCGAAGCGTTCAGCCTCTTG GCTGTTTTTGCTGGAGATGATGCTCCAAGGGTTGTCTTCCCCAGTATGGTTTGTCGATCGAGGCACCCTGTTGACATGGTTAGTATGGGCCATAGGGTTACTTATGTTGGAGATGAGGCCCAATCTAAAAGGGGCATGCTTACTTTGAAGTACCCTATGGAGAGTGGAATTGCCAGCAATTGGGACGATATGGAAAAGATCTGGCATCACACTTTCTACATTGAGCTATGCGGGGCTCTCGATGAACGTCCGATGCTCCTTATTTAA